The Mycolicibacterium insubricum DNA segment GCCCGGGTGATTTCCGATGTGTGGCTGTCGAATCTGCTGGCCTGGCTGACCCGACGGGCTTCGGCCACCGATGTGAGCAAACGACTCGACCTGGCCGTGCGGCTGCTCATCGGCGACGAGGAAAACCCGCGGATCCAGTGAGCCGGATCCCGTCCGCACTCACCGCGGCGCTGCGGGGGGCGGCGGTCGCACCGCGCATCCTGGTGGCCTCGGACTTCGACGGCACCCTGTCGCACCTCGTCGACCATCCGCCCGACGCCCGGCCCGTCGACGGCGCGGTCACCGCGCTGGGCGCACTGGCCGACGTACCCGGCGTGACGGTCGCCCTGATCTCCGGACGCGCGCTGGAAAGCCTGCGCGCGGTCGCCGGCGTCGGGCCACCGGTGCGACTGATCGGCAGTCACGGCGCCGAGGACGAGGACGGCTTCGGTTCGGCGGTCGACACCGCGCTGCGGGACCGGATCATCGCCGCCCTCAACGAGATTGCCACCGGCCAGTCGGGGGTGACCGTGGAGCCCAAGCCGGCCGGTGCGGCGCTGCACGTCCGCAACGCCGCGCCGGAGGTGGGCGCCGCGGCTCTCGAACGGGCCCGCACCGCCGGCGACGGCTGGAATGCGCGGGTCACCGAAGGCAAGGCGGTGCTGGAGTTTTCGGTGGTGCACACCGACAAGGGCAGTGCCATCGACAAGTTGCGCAGCTCCACCGGCGCCGATGCCGTGGTGTTCCTCGGCGACGACGTCACCGACGAGACCGTCTTCGCGGTCCTGGGTCCGGCCGACATCGGCGTCAAGATCGGCGACGGGCCCAGTCGCGCGGAGTTCCGGATCGAGTCACCCGAGGATGCCGTCGTGATGCTGGAATTCCTGCGTGCGGCCCGGGTTGACCAGCTCCTGTAACCAAAGTCGGTTGTTGCCGCACGAGTAGTCCTTTCCCCGGTGGCCTCATGGACGCACGGACGTGCGTTCGGCGATGTCTAGCCGTCGGCCATCGGGAGTGCACTGGGCGATGGTTTCCGCATCGGGAGTGCACTGGGCGCGGCGTTTTGGCCCGAATCAGAGGTTTCCAGCGAGCTCAATGCACTCCCGATCCGGAATCTACGGCTGAACGCACTGTCGACGCCCGAAACCACGCTCACCGCACTCCCGAACACGCAGACCTGCGCACGGGTCAGCCCGTGGTTTGCCATCTGCGGACGGTGGGATCCGTTCGCGTGGTCCCGTCCCAGTCGTCCTCGGCTAACCCGCCGGAGGTCCCAGGGTGCGGCCGCGGAACACCTCGGTGTCGAGCACCTCGGCGACTGGCAGCCCGTTGCGCGGCGGGTTCAGCAGCAGCCGGCCGGCCCGGCGGCCCTTGTCCACGGTGGGCTGCACGACGGTGGTCAGGCCGCGGCGCAACGCCTCGGGTACCCCGTCGAATCCGGTGATGCTCAGCTGGCCCGGCGCATAGATGCCGCGGCCCCGCAGCCGGTCCATCGCCGAGAAAGCCAGCACGTCCGCGGTGCACAGCAACGCGGTCACCCTCGGGTTGGAGTCCAGCGCCAGCTCCGCGGCCCGTCCGCCCGACTCCGGTTGATGCTCAAGGGTTTCCACGACGGTCAGGGTCTCCGGGTCCAGGCCGGCAGCCGCCATGGCGTCGCGCACCCCGGCGATCCGGTCGGACTGGGCGGTGAATCGGGTTGCCGCCAGCCGCCGTTCGTCGACGATCTGCACCGTCTCGCCGGTGCGCGGTCCCAGTCGCATGGTAATCAGGGCCATCTCCCGGTGCCCGTAGCCGATCACCTGCTCGGCGAGTTCGCGCATGGCCGCCCGGTCGTCGATGCCCACCCAGGAGGTGCCCGGAACGTCGCGTGGCTGGTCCACGATGACCGTCGGCAGGCCACGTTCCCGCACGGCGCCCAGGTAGGGATCGTCGTCGGCCGCGGCGTACACCACGAAACCGTCCACTCCGGCGGCGAGCACCGACCCGTCGGGAACCTCACGCCCGGGACCGGCTGCCACCAGCAGCAGACCCTGCCCGGCCTCCTCGCAGCTTTCCGCCAGCCCCGCCACGAACTCCAGGGCCGCTGGGTCGGAGAACGCATAGGTCAGCGGTTCCGGGATGACCAGGCCCACGGCCTCGGCGCGGCGGGTGCGCAGCGAGCGAGCGACGGGGTCCGGGCCGGGATACCCCAGCCGCTTGGCCGCTGCCAGCACCCGCTCGCGCAGATCGGCGGAGAGCTGGTCGGGCCGGTTGTACGCATTGGAGATCGTGGTGCGGGAAACGTTGAGCTCGGCCGCCAACGAGGCCAGCGTGGCCCGCCGAGGCGGGTGCGGGCTCCGAGGCATACAGCGAGGTTAGCCCGGATGCCCCGAGCTCCGTAGTCGTTGCCGGTCCCGGTTTCGCTCCGGCTGCGAACGCCGTTGCGCGGCTATCCACACCACCAGCCAGATAATGCTGACGATGGTCACAATCGGGAAGCTGGGCGGCAGGTTGAACATCGCCGAGCACGCCAGGCCGGCCCAGACCGCGACCACCGACAGTGCCGTCGACAGCGCCATCGCCGCCGCCGGCCGCGGGGTCAGCATGATCGCCGTCGCTGCGGGAGTGACCACCAGCGCGAACAGCAACAGGGTCCCTACGGCCTGCACGGCCATGGTGACCGCGACCCCTAACAGCGCCATGAACACCACCGACAGCCATCGCACCGGCACGCCTTTGGCCTCCGCCACGGCGGCATCGACCGAGGCGAACAGCAGCGGCCGGTAGACGAAACCGACGACGACGGCCAGCAGCGCAACGCCGATGGCAAAGCCGATCAGCTGGTCGTGGCTGACCGCCAGCAGGTTACCGAACAGCACATTGGTCATGGTGCTGGAGCTCTTGGTGGCCAGCGAGTTGAAGAACAGCCCCAGTCCGGTGGCCGCGGCCAGCACGGTGCCGGTGGCCACCTCGCGTTCGTCGGCACGTTTGCCCAGGGCACCGATGACCAGCGCGCCGCCGACGCAGAACACCGCCAGCCCGGCGCTGACCGGAAGTCCCAGCAGGACCGCACCGGTGGCGCCGGGGAATCCGATGTGGGCCAGGGCGTGTGCGGCGAATGCGCTGGAGCGCACCACGATGAAGTAGCCGATCAGGCCGGCGGCCAGCGCCACCAGGGTGCCGCCGAGCACCGCGTTGCGCATGAACGGGGAGCCGAGGATCTCGACCCAGTTCTGCTGGTAGCCCAGCGCCAGATACATCAGATGCCTCGCATGTACAGGTCGCCCTGCGGCGTGTGCACCACCTGGACCGAGGTGCCGTAGAGGTGGCTGAGGAGTTCCTCGTCGACCACCGAGTCCATGGTGTCGAAGTGGGCGTGGCAGTCGAGCAGGTAGATGGCACTGTCGAGGATGCCCAACAGCGGGTTGAGGTCGTGGGCCACCACCAGCACGGTGACGTCGAACTCGTCGCGCACCCGAGCCAGCAACGCGACGATCTCACGCTGGGTGCGCAGGTCGATGGCGGTCAGCGGTTCGTCGAGGATCAGCAAGCGGGGCCGCGACACCAGCGCCTCGGCGATCGCGACCCGCTGCCGCTGGCCACCGGAGAGCTCGGAGAGCCTCCGGCCGGCAAACTCCTCGGCGCCGACGCCGGCCAGCACGGCGTCCACCCGGGCGCGCTGGTCGGCACTGGCCCGGCCGAATCCCCAGCGGTGCCCGACCAGGCCGAGCAGCACCGCATCGCAGGCCCGGATGGCGTCGCCGACTCCCTCGGCGTAATGCTGTGGCACGTAGCCGATTTCCGCCGCGCTCTGGCCCGGGGCGCGGCCCAGTACGCGCACCTTTCCGGACGCCGCGGGCAGCAGTCCGAGCACCACCTGCAGCAGGGTGGTCTTGCCGGAACCGTTGGGTCCGATGACGGCGGTGATGCCGCCGGTCGGCACGGTGAAGCTGCCCTCCGACCAGATCAGCCGGCCGCCCCGGACCACCGAGACGTCGTCGAATTCCAGCGCGGGGCCGGCAGGGTCAGAGGGTGACACCCAGTGCCCCGGCGAGCGCCTTCAGCTGATTGAGCTGCCAATCCTGGAATGACTTCGAGCCCGGTGCAACGGTTTCGGTCACCTCGACAACCGGCACCGACGCGTTTTCGGCCGCCGTCCGGATCTGTTGCGGGACCGACCCTTCAGTCTGGGTGTTGTAGATCAACACGTCGACACCGTGATCGGACAGCAGCTTGAGGAAGGCCGCCTGGTCGGCCGGTGACGGGTCCGATTCGTGCGCGGCCGCGGCGGCGAACCCGGCCGGGGTCCGGTCGATCAGGCCGACGGCGGCGGCCATGTCGTCGAACACCGACTCGGTGGCCGCATAGGTGCGTCCCTTCGCGTGGTCGGCGATGGTGGCGATGGCCTGCTGGTAGGGCTTCAGCGCCTCGGTGAACTCCGAGCGGCGCGCGGCGAAGTAGTCGGTGGCCTCCGGGGCGAGCTCGGTGAGTTTCTTGGTCACCGCGTCGGCGACCTTGACCACCGTCGCCGGGTCGTACCAGACGTGCGGGTTGCCCTCGCCGATCTGGTTACCGCCGCGCAGGTCGACGGCACTGACGACGGGCGCCTGCGGGGCCGAGGACGCAGCGAGTTTGTTGGCCCACTCGTCGTAGTGCCCACCGTTGACGACAACCAGTTTCGCGCCGCTGACCTTCGCCGCATCGGCCGGGGACGGCTCGAAGTCGTGCGGGTCGACGCCGGACCCGGCCAGCAGTGTGGTGACCTTGGCGCACGATCCACCCAGCTGGCCGACGATGTCGCCCCACTGGTCGACGCTGACGACGACGGGCACCGGGTCGGTCGGACAGTCGCCGGCAGCCGTGACGGCCGGCCGGTCGCCGCTGGAGCAAGCCGCGAGTCCGTACGGCGCGACCAGCAGGACCAGCGCCATTACGGCGAAACGGAAGTTCTTCATCTGCACGGCGGTAACGATAACCGTTTTCATTTACTGCCGCATCTCACGCGACCCGGAACCCCGACGGCAGGTCCTGCCCGGTCCGCCAGCCTGCGCGCCTACCCTGGTCGCTATGGGCGACGCGACGTTCACCGTGGACCTGAACGCGGATCTCGGCGAGGGCTTCGGCATCTGGCGGATCGGCGACGACGAGGCCCTGCTCGGCATGGTCACCAGCGCCAACGTGGCGTGCGGGTTCCACGCCGGTGATCCCGCCGGCCTGCTGGCCGTGTGCCGGATGGCGTCCATCGCCGGGGCGCGGGTCGGCGCCCAGGTCGCCTACCGCGACCTGGCCGGTTTCGGGCGCCGCTACATCGACATGGACTACGACGACCTGTTCGCCGACGTCGCCTATCAGATCGGTTCGCTGCAGGCGCTGGCGCACGTCGCGGGCCTGCGGGTGGGCTACGTCAAACCGCACGGGGCGCTGTATCACGCCGTCATCGACAATCCGCACCAGGCGAGGGCCGTGGCCAGCGCCGTGCACGCCGTCGACCCGACTCTGACGGTGCTGGGGCTGCCGCATTCGCTGCTGTTCCGGGAGGCCGAAATGATCGGCCTGCGCACGGTCGCCGAGGTGTTCGCCGACCGCGCCTACCGGCCCGACGGCACGCTGGTGCCCCGCCGGGAGGCTGGCGCGGTGCTGCACGACCCCGCGGTGATCGCCGAGCGGGCCGTGCGGATGGTGACCGAGGGCCTGGTGACCGCCGAGGACGGCACCGACGTCGAAGTACGCGCCGAGTCGATCTGCGTGCACGGCGACTCCCCCGGCGCTCCACACATCCTTGCCGCGGTGTGGGAGGAACTGCGCGCGGCCGGTGTCGATCTGCAACCGTTCTGCTGATGCGACTCAAGCACGGCCGTCCGGACATCGCGGACTACGCCGACCTGTTCGCCGTCGCACCCGCTTCCGCCCCGGCGCCGCTGTCGGTGACCTGGCTGGGGGTGTCCACGCTGCTGCTCGACGACGGCGAGTCGGCGATCATGACCGACGGGTTCTTCTCCCGCCCGGGACTGATCGACGTCGGGGTGGGCCGGATCGCGCCGTCGGCGCCGCGGGTCGACGGCTGCCTGGCCCGGGCGGGGGTCGACCGGCTGGCCGCGGTGCTGCCGGTGCACACCCACTACGACCACGCCCTGGACAGCGCGCTGGTGGCCGAGCGGACCGGCGCGCAGCTCG contains these protein-coding regions:
- a CDS encoding metal ABC transporter ATP-binding protein, with amino-acid sequence MSPSDPAGPALEFDDVSVVRGGRLIWSEGSFTVPTGGITAVIGPNGSGKTTLLQVVLGLLPAASGKVRVLGRAPGQSAAEIGYVPQHYAEGVGDAIRACDAVLLGLVGHRWGFGRASADQRARVDAVLAGVGAEEFAGRRLSELSGGQRQRVAIAEALVSRPRLLILDEPLTAIDLRTQREIVALLARVRDEFDVTVLVVAHDLNPLLGILDSAIYLLDCHAHFDTMDSVVDEELLSHLYGTSVQVVHTPQGDLYMRGI
- the otsB gene encoding trehalose-phosphatase is translated as MSRIPSALTAALRGAAVAPRILVASDFDGTLSHLVDHPPDARPVDGAVTALGALADVPGVTVALISGRALESLRAVAGVGPPVRLIGSHGAEDEDGFGSAVDTALRDRIIAALNEIATGQSGVTVEPKPAGAALHVRNAAPEVGAAALERARTAGDGWNARVTEGKAVLEFSVVHTDKGSAIDKLRSSTGADAVVFLGDDVTDETVFAVLGPADIGVKIGDGPSRAEFRIESPEDAVVMLEFLRAARVDQLL
- a CDS encoding metal ABC transporter permease produces the protein MYLALGYQQNWVEILGSPFMRNAVLGGTLVALAAGLIGYFIVVRSSAFAAHALAHIGFPGATGAVLLGLPVSAGLAVFCVGGALVIGALGKRADEREVATGTVLAAATGLGLFFNSLATKSSSTMTNVLFGNLLAVSHDQLIGFAIGVALLAVVVGFVYRPLLFASVDAAVAEAKGVPVRWLSVVFMALLGVAVTMAVQAVGTLLLFALVVTPAATAIMLTPRPAAAMALSTALSVVAVWAGLACSAMFNLPPSFPIVTIVSIIWLVVWIAAQRRSQPERNRDRQRLRSSGHPG
- a CDS encoding LacI family DNA-binding transcriptional regulator codes for the protein MPRSPHPPRRATLASLAAELNVSRTTISNAYNRPDQLSADLRERVLAAAKRLGYPGPDPVARSLRTRRAEAVGLVIPEPLTYAFSDPAALEFVAGLAESCEEAGQGLLLVAAGPGREVPDGSVLAAGVDGFVVYAAADDDPYLGAVRERGLPTVIVDQPRDVPGTSWVGIDDRAAMRELAEQVIGYGHREMALITMRLGPRTGETVQIVDERRLAATRFTAQSDRIAGVRDAMAAAGLDPETLTVVETLEHQPESGGRAAELALDSNPRVTALLCTADVLAFSAMDRLRGRGIYAPGQLSITGFDGVPEALRRGLTTVVQPTVDKGRRAGRLLLNPPRNGLPVAEVLDTEVFRGRTLGPPAG
- a CDS encoding metal ABC transporter solute-binding protein, Zn/Mn family is translated as MKNFRFAVMALVLLVAPYGLAACSSGDRPAVTAAGDCPTDPVPVVVSVDQWGDIVGQLGGSCAKVTTLLAGSGVDPHDFEPSPADAAKVSGAKLVVVNGGHYDEWANKLAASSAPQAPVVSAVDLRGGNQIGEGNPHVWYDPATVVKVADAVTKKLTELAPEATDYFAARRSEFTEALKPYQQAIATIADHAKGRTYAATESVFDDMAAAVGLIDRTPAGFAAAAAHESDPSPADQAAFLKLLSDHGVDVLIYNTQTEGSVPQQIRTAAENASVPVVEVTETVAPGSKSFQDWQLNQLKALAGALGVTL
- a CDS encoding LamB/YcsF family protein — its product is MGDATFTVDLNADLGEGFGIWRIGDDEALLGMVTSANVACGFHAGDPAGLLAVCRMASIAGARVGAQVAYRDLAGFGRRYIDMDYDDLFADVAYQIGSLQALAHVAGLRVGYVKPHGALYHAVIDNPHQARAVASAVHAVDPTLTVLGLPHSLLFREAEMIGLRTVAEVFADRAYRPDGTLVPRREAGAVLHDPAVIAERAVRMVTEGLVTAEDGTDVEVRAESICVHGDSPGAPHILAAVWEELRAAGVDLQPFC